One Cellulomonas soli DNA window includes the following coding sequences:
- a CDS encoding ATP-binding cassette domain-containing protein produces MTTPQPTYLPGGGSPVGGAPAAAPLLDVRDLVVEYPRPGHRKDPFRVLKSVSLDVRPGECVGLVGESGSGKTTLGRAVLGLAPVASGTIDYRGTDIAHADRHTRRKMGSEIQVVFQDPYTSLNPSMTVGDILAEPLTANGVSRSEARSRVRDLLDQVRLPSDALGRLPREFSGGQRQRVAIARALALEPRLIICDEPVSALDLSTQARVLDLFVEIQERTGVAYLFITHDLTVVRHVSHRVAVMYHGEIVEWGETDAVTRTPEHPYTQRLWMAAPVPDPDEQMRRRAERQRLLAIQAEQDEQAGAVA; encoded by the coding sequence ATGACGACACCGCAGCCGACCTACCTGCCCGGCGGGGGGTCGCCCGTCGGGGGCGCCCCGGCCGCGGCGCCGTTGCTCGACGTGCGCGACCTGGTCGTGGAGTACCCGCGTCCCGGCCACCGCAAGGACCCGTTCCGCGTGCTCAAGAGCGTCAGCCTGGACGTGCGGCCGGGGGAGTGCGTGGGCCTGGTCGGCGAGTCCGGCTCCGGCAAGACGACCCTCGGCCGTGCGGTGCTCGGCCTCGCGCCGGTCGCCAGCGGCACGATCGACTACCGCGGCACGGACATCGCGCACGCCGACCGGCACACCCGCCGGAAGATGGGCAGCGAGATCCAGGTCGTCTTCCAGGACCCTTACACCTCGCTCAACCCCTCGATGACGGTGGGCGACATCCTCGCCGAGCCGCTCACGGCCAACGGCGTCTCGCGCAGCGAGGCCCGCTCGCGCGTGCGCGACCTGCTCGACCAGGTCCGGCTCCCCTCCGACGCGCTCGGCCGCCTGCCGCGCGAGTTCTCCGGCGGGCAGCGTCAGCGCGTGGCGATCGCCCGCGCGCTGGCCCTCGAGCCGCGGCTGATCATCTGCGACGAGCCGGTCTCGGCCCTCGACCTGTCGACGCAGGCGCGGGTGCTCGACCTGTTCGTCGAGATCCAGGAGCGCACGGGCGTCGCCTACCTGTTCATCACGCACGACCTCACGGTGGTGCGCCACGTCAGCCATCGGGTCGCTGTGATGTACCACGGGGAGATCGTCGAGTGGGGCGAGACCGACGCGGTCACCCGCACGCCCGAGCACCCTTACACGCAGCGGCTCTGGATGGCCGCACCCGTGCCCGACCCCGACGAGCAGATGCGCCGACGCGCCGAGCGCCAGCGCCTGCTGGCGATCCAGGCCGAGCAGGACGAGCAGGCCGGTGCCGTCGCCTGA